One window from the genome of Pempheris klunzingeri isolate RE-2024b chromosome 7, fPemKlu1.hap1, whole genome shotgun sequence encodes:
- the LOC139203465 gene encoding transducin-like enhancer protein 1 gives MFPQGRHPAPHQAPGQPFKFTIPESLDRIKEEFQFLQAQYHSLKLECEKLASEKTEMQRHYVMYYEMSYGLNIEMHKQTEIAKRLNTICAQVIPFLSQEHQQQVVQAVERAKQVTMAELNAVIGVRGLPGLPPTQHLSHNHGGAPVPLTPHPAGLHPSQLGGSAGLLALSGALGGIPPHLMGKDSGDKKSHLSGPDSHPAGHPEHLRTEREPSTSNSMLPESLRNSDKRRNGPEFSNDTKKRKVEDKDSSHYDSDGEKSDDNLVVDVSNEDPASPRGTPLPSPRENGLDKARLLKKDPCSPASTASSASSSSLKSKEMSMLRDKASTPGLKSSTPTPRGDSTPGPSSTPGIRPSLSKPPSMEIPHPPTAGLRTPLAVPGPYPGAFGMLPHAAGMNGELAGAAGAAAYAAGLHNMSPQMSAAAAAAVAAYGRSPMVGFDPHPHMRVPGMPPSLTGIPGGKPAYSFHVAADGQMQPVPFPPDALVGPGIPRHARQINTLNHGEVVCAVTISNPTRHVYTGGKGCVKVWDISHPGNKSPVSQLDCLNRDNYIRSCRLLPDGRTLIVGGEASTLSIWDLATPTPRIKAELTSSAPACYALAISPDSKVCFSCCSDGNIAVWDLHNQTLVRQFQGHTDGASCIDISNDGTKLWTGGLDNTVRSWDLREGRQLQQHDFTSQIFSLGYCPTGEWLAVGMESSNVEVLHVTKPDKYQLHLHESCVLSLQFAYCGKWFVSTGKDNLLNAWRTPYGASIFQSKESSSVLSCDISIDDKYIVTGSGDKKATVYEVIY, from the exons ATGTTTCCCCAGGGGCGACACCCG gcgcCCCACCAGGCTCCAGGCCAGCCCTTCAAGTTCACCATCCCAGAGTCACTGGACCGCATCAAGGAGGAGTTCCAGTTTCTTCAGGCTCAGTACCACAG tctcaAGCTGGAGTGTGAGAAGCTGGCCAGTGAAAAGACGGAGATGCAGAGACACTATGTCATG taCTATGAGATGTCTTATGGCCTCAACATCGAAATGCACAAACAG ACTGAGATTGCCAAGAGACTAAACACCATCTGTGCACAAGTCATTCCCTTCCTCTCACAGGAG catcagcagcaggtgGTTCAAGCTGTGGAGCGAGCCAAACAAGTGACCATGGCAGAGCTCAATGCCGTCATCGGGGTACGTGGACTGCCAGGTCTTCCACCCACA CAGCACCTATCGCATAACCACGGCGGTGCCCCTGTGCCCCTCACCCCTCACCCTGCTGGCCTCCATCCCTCGCAGCTCGGTGGTTCAGCTGGTCTCCTGGCTCTGTCAGGAGCACTTGGTGGTATTCCTCCCCATCTGATGGGAAAAGACAGTGGTGATAAAAAGTCCCACCTGTCTGGACCAGACTCACACCCTGCAGGACACCCTGAGCACCTGAGGACAG AGCGCGAGCCCAGCACA AGTAACTCGATGCTGCCAGAAAGTCTTAGGAACTCAGATAAGCGACGCAACGGACCTGAATTTTCAAACGACACCAAGAAACGGAAGGTTGAAGACAAGGACTCTAGCCACTAT GACAGTGACGGGGAGAAAAGTGATGATAATTTAGTCGTGGATGTCTCAAATGAA GATCCTGCATCCCCTCGTGGCACGCCTCTCCCCTCCCCAAGAGAAAATGGTCTGGATAAAGCGCGTCTTCTCAAGAAAGACCCTTGTAGTCCAGCGTCTACGGCATCATCAGCTAGCTCCTCCTCCCTGAAGTCCAAAGAGATGTCAATG cTGCGAGATAAGGCAAGTACACCTGGGCTGAAGTCAAGCACACCCACTCCAAGAGGCGACTCAACGCCTGGTCCGAGCTCCACTCCTGGAATTCGGCCCAGTCTATCAAAACCCCCCTCCATGGAGATACCACATCCTCCCA ctgcaGGTTTGCGGACCCCCCTGGCTGTACCGGGCCCATACCCAGGTGCATTTGGTATGTTGCCCCATGCAGCAGGGATGAATGGGGAGCTGGCTGGTGCTGCTGGGGCTGCAGCCTATGCGGCCGGCCTCCACAACATGTCACCTCAgatgagtgctgctgctgcggccGCTGTGGCTGCGTATGGCCGGTCACCCATG GTTGGTTTtgatcctcatcctcacatgcGAGTTCCTGGAATGCCTCCCAGTCTGACGGGAATCCCCGGCGGCAAACC TGCTTACTCCTTTCATGTGGCGGCCGACGGACAGATGCAGCCCGTACCATTCCCTCCAGATGCTTTAGTGGGCCCAGGGATCCCTCGCCACGCCCGTCAGATCAACACACTGAACCATGGAGAGGTGGTGTGCGCCGTTACCATCAGTAACCCCACCCGACACGTTTACACAGGAGGGAAGGGTTGCGTCAAGGTCTGGGACATTAGTCACCCAGGAAACAAGAGCCCAGTGTCGCAGCTTGACTGTCTG AACCGAGACAACTACATCCGCTCCTGCCGTCTCCTTCCTGACGGCCGGACGCTCATTGTGGGAGGTGAGGCGAGCACTCTGTCAATCTGGGATTTGGCCACGCCCACTCCCAGGATTAAGGCAGAGTTAAcatcatcagcaccagcatGTTACGCTCTGGCCATCAGCCCGGACTCCAAGGTCTGCTTCTCTTGCTGCAGCGATGGAAACATCGCAGTGTGGGATTTACACAACCAGACGCTCGTTAG GCAGTTCCAGGGCCACACAGATGGAGCCAGCTGTATTGACATCTCAAATGATGGCACCAAGCTGTGGACCGGAGGTCTCGACAACACCGTCCGCTCCTGGGATCTGAGAGAGGGGcgacagctgcagcagcatgacTTTACATCACAG ATCTTCTCTCTCGGCTACTGTCCGACAGGAGAGTGGCTCGCCGTGGGAATGGAGAGCAGCAACGTTGAGGTCCTTCATGTCACCAAGCCTGACAAATACCAGCTGCATCTCCACGAGAGCTGTGTGCTCTCCCTGCAGTTTGCCTACTGCG GTAAATGGTTTGTGAGCACAGGAAAGGATAACTTACTGAATGCATGGAGAACACCATATGGAGCCAGCATATTCCAG tcTAAAGAATCTTCCTCAGTGTTAAGCTGTGACATATCTATTGATGACAAATACATTGTCACTGGTTCAGGGGACAAGAAGGCCACTGTTTATGAGGTCATctactaa